A region of Diospyros lotus cultivar Yz01 chromosome 3, ASM1463336v1, whole genome shotgun sequence DNA encodes the following proteins:
- the LOC127796815 gene encoding uncharacterized protein LOC127796815, producing MSLPRFIAIYSPNRRAYLRYVHEDTADHGFLQFGAPDVATPYTKFEVIRGMGTGNTGLSHIRCCYNNKYWVAWKEDQSWIVGLADEPEEDRSKWSCTLFMPQSELGQPMRFRFTHAQLGRPLLAQNRNGSPLLHAAADSVSAEFVEITDWESMLILPKYVAFKGDNDEYLGQRWVLGNDYLQFRFSNTTDQQVGNEVITTSNGSIRVRSFGNNKFWRHRADWIYAEAEGNVSGNDTLFWPIKIGNDNSTIALRSLGNDRICRRYVLWGRPRLHHALVANVSNITADARIVMEELVLRRQIYDVRFRLADARIYDETIITLANQDLVNGGQEPITAQLRQLYSETRTSTWNNTLAVKLGVSTQLSAGIPSILDGSVTVSYEFSGAYEWGGAIESTKEVEFRQEVTIPPRSTLTARLLATTASCDVPFSYRQRDTRIDGRDEIYELDDGIYSGTNAFNVRFETEQVHEEIINAKNVGDNKLVAESDGV from the coding sequence ATGTCATTGCCAAGATTCATCGCCATCTACTCTCCTAACAGAAGGGCCTACTTGCGCTATGTGCACGAGGATACGGCAGACCATGGCTTTCTTCAGTTCGGTGCACCGGACGTTGCGACCCCATACACGAAATTCGAAGTGATAAGAGGAATGGGCACTGGCAATACTGGGCTGAGTCACATAAGGTGCTGTTACAACAACAAATACTGGGTAGCGTGGAAGGAGGACCAAAGCTGGATTGTTGGTTTGGCAGACGAACCAGAGGAAGACCGATCCAAGTGGTCATGTACTTTGTTCATGCCCCAATCCGAACTTGGTCAACCTATGAGGTTTCGGTTTACGCACGCCCAGCTCGGACGCCCTCTGCTCGCTCAGAATCGAAATGGGTCCCCTTTACTTCACGCCGCAGCAGATTCTGTTAGCGCAGAATTTGTAGAAATCACCGATTGGGAGTCGATGCTTATACTACCAAAATATGTTGCATTCAAGGGCGATAATGACGAATATCTCGGTCAACGATGGGTTCTCGGAAATGATTATCTGCAGTTTAGATTTTCTAATACCACAGATCAGCAAGTTGGAAATGAGGTCATAACTACTAGCAATGGAAGCATCCGTGTAAGGTCCTTTGGAAATAACAAATTCTGGAGGCATAGGGCGGATTGGATATATGCTGAGGCTGAAGGTAACGTCTCCGGCAACGACACATTGTTTTGGCCCATCAAAATTGGCAACGACAATAGTACTATCGCTCTCCGCAGCTTGGGCAATGATCGGATCTGCAGGAGATACGTTCTTTGGGGCAGGCCTAGGTTGCATCACGCTCTTGTTGCCAACGTTTCCAACATCACTGCAGATGCCCGAATAGTTATGGAAGAACTTGTTCTTAGAAGGCAAATTTATGATGTCAGATTTCGGCTCGCGGACGCCCGAATTTATGACGAGACAATCATCACCTTGGCCAATCAAGATCTCGTTAACGGTGGTCAGGAGCCCATCACTGCACAGCTGAGGCAACTTTATTCAGAGACGAGGACCAGCACTTGGAATAATACTCTTGCAGTGAAGTTAGGTGTTAGCACACAACTCAGCGCAGGCATTCCATCAATCCTAGACGGCTCTGTTACCGTTTCATATGAGTTTTCGGGAGCATACGAGTGGGGAGGAGCTATCGAATCAACTAAGGAAGTGGAGTTTCGGCAAGAGGTTACTATACCACCAAGGAGTACACTGACGGCGAGACTTTTAGCAACAACAGCTTCATGTGACGTTCCCTTTTCATACAGGCAACGTGATACTCGTATTGATGGGCGAGACGAGATCTATGAGTTGGACGATGGCATTTACTCTGGCACCAATGCCTTCAATGTCCGGTTTGAGACCGaacaagtccatgaagaaataattaatgCCAAAAATGTTGGAGATAACAAACTAGTTGCTGAGTCAGATGGTGTTTGA